ATCCATGCCACCCTGCGCACGCAGGGCGTCGGCGCTGGTCCAGGCCTCGATCCGCGCACCGCCCCAGGCCGACTGGATCAGCCCCATCGGCACCTTGACCGTCTTCTGCAGCTCCCGCGCGAAGTAGAAGCACGCGGCCGAAAACTCGCGCACCGTGTCCGGCGCCGCGGGTTGCCACGCGACCGCAGCCGCGAACGCCTCCTGCGGCGCGACCGCCGCGGCCTTGGGCACGGTGAGCAGACGGATGCTGGGCTGGGCGGCCGCGGCCAGTTCGCGGCTCGCATCCAGCGCGCGCCACACCGGCAGCTCCATGTTCGACTGCCCGGAACACAGCCACACATCGCCCACCAGCACATCGCGCACGACCTGGCGCGCCTGTCCCGCGCGCACCGTCATGTCGTAAGGACCGCCCGCGGCGACCGGCTTGAGCGTGGCACGCCAGTGGCCGCCGGCATCGGCGCGTGCGCTGACCGACTGCCGGGCGAAGGTCACCGACACCGTGGCACCCGGCGCGGCGTTCCCCCACACCGGCATCGGCCGGTCGCGCTGCAGCACGGCGTGATCCTGGAACAGCGCATGCAACAGCGGCGTCGCCGCGTCCTGCGCCACGCAGGGCGTGGCGCTGCACCCCAAGGCCGCCGCCAGCAACCAGCCCGTCCACGTGGTCGGCTTCATCGTCCATCTCCCGGTGCGGAAGGAAACTGCAGCGCCTGGTACCAGGCCAACGGATGCGGCGGCGCGGCTTCGCCCGCGGGCAACGGCCGTCCGCTCACCGACTGGAAATACGCCACGCTGGCATCGCGCCACCACTGCGCTTCGCGCAGCTGGATGCGCAGGAACGCCGCCACCTGCGCGTGCCGCTCGGCATCCACCTTGCCGCGCAGCCCGTCCCAGGTGGACTGCATGGCCTGCACCTGGCGCACGCCTTGCGTATAGCGCCCAACCAGTTCGTCCCACAACGGTCGTCCGGAGGCCATGCGGTGGTCCCACGGCACGTGGTGGAACCACAGCAGCAGCGACTCGGGCACCCGCGCCGGATCGCCATATACGGCCGCCACGTCCGGTGCGTACTGGCTCACCGCATTGCTGCCGCGCGCGGTGCGGTCGAAACCGATGCCATCGCGATCGGCGCGGTGGTAGTACACCGCCGTCCAGTCCGCGCGCGGGCCGCCGTCCACCCACGGGCCGGGACCGTAGTGGTGGCCGCGCGCCATCAGGTGGTGCAGGCCCAGCGGGGTCATGTAGTTCACCGCTGCCTCGCGCGAGCCCATCATCATCCCCACGATGGGCTGCACCACCTCCGGCGCCGGCGAGAACGTCATCGCCACCCAGTCCTCGGCGATGGCGCGGGCGGATTGGTGCGGATTCCAGGCCAGGCGGCCGAAGGCGTACCAGTTGGCCTGGTCGAAGTGCGAGCCGCTCCAGGTGCGGTCGTTGCCGATGTTGGCGACGCCGGCGATGCCGGTCAGGGCATGGCCCTCCAGCGTTCCGTCCACCACGTCCGCCACCGTGGAGCCCGCGCCGCGGGCACGGGTGTCGGACTGCAGTACCTCCTCGTACAGCGGCCCCAGGTACACCAGGTGCGTGGCGAAGCCCAGATACTCCTTGGTGATCTGCACCTCCAGCATCAGCGGCGTGCGCGGCATCGCGCCGAACAGCGGATGCAAGGGCTCGCGCGGCTGGAAGTCGATGGGCCCGTTCTTGACCTGCACGATCACGTTCGGGCGGAAAGCACCGTCGAGGCCGACGAACTCGGTGTACGCCTGCATGGCGCGATCCACCGGCACGTCGTGGGCATAGACGAAGGCCCGCCACATCACCACGCCGCCGTGCGGCGCCAGCGCATCGGCCAGCAGGTTGGCGCCGTCGGCATGCGAGCGGCCGTAGTCCTGCGGGCCGGGCTGTCCTTCGGAATTGGCCTTGACCAGGAAGCCGCCGAAATCCGGAATGCGCGCGTAGATCTCGGCGGCCTTGTCGCGCCACCAGCGCTGCACGGCCGGGTCGTGCGGATCGGCGGTCTTCAACCCACCCAGTTCGATCGGCGCGCTGAAGCGTGCGCTCAGGTACACGCGGATGCCGTAGGGCCGGAACACGTCCGCCAGCGCCGCCGCCTTGGCGAGGTAGGCCGGCGCCAGGCTCTGCGCGTTGGCATTGACGTTGTTCAACACCGTGCCGTTGATGCCGACCGAAGCATTGGCGCGCGCGTAGTCGGTGTAGCGCGGGTCGCGCCACTCCGGCAGGCTCTGCCAGTCCCACAACGAGCGGCCGGCATAACCGCGCTCGACATGGCCGTCCAGGTCGTCCCAATGGTCGAGCACGCGCAACTGGATCCGTGGCGACTCGCGCACCGCGAGCGCTTCGAGCGATGCGCCGGTCTGCAGCAGGCGCAGCAGATGGAACACCCCGTACAGCACGCCGATGTCACGCGGTGCCGCCACCAGCAGCACCGCGTGTCCGTCGATACGCGTGCGCTTGAGCAGGTAGCCCTCCTCGCCCAGCGCCGCGATCTCCTCGCGGAATGGCGCAAGCGCTGGCGACGACTGTGGCGTGCCCAGCACCACAGCGTGGTCGCCGGTCGCCGCGGCCCGCATCGCCGGCGCGCGTCCGAACAGGCCGCTAAGGCCACGCTCCAGTTCGTCGCGCGCCACACGCTGCGTCGGGCTCTGCTCCGGCGCCACCACTTCATCCAGGCGCATGCGCGCGTCTGTCGTGGGCGCAGCGCCTTGCGCCGGCACGTAACGCATCCACAGCGCAGCGCCGTCCTCCGCACGCACGCCGCCCGCGCAGGCCATCAGCGCGATGGCAGCACACGCCATCCAGTGACACCGAATGACATGCGAATGCCCACCAGGCAGCGCCAGCAAACCTTGTAAGCTGCGGGCGTGCCCGCGGCGCGGCAGCGTCAGCAAAAAGAAAGGGAACGCGTTTTGGACAAGCCGAAGAAAGCGGTCCGCCGCAAGACCAGCGGGGTGACGATCGACGAGGTGGCGGCCCTGGCCGGCGTCTCGCCGATGACCGTCTCGCGCGCGATCAACCAGGGCAAGGTGCGCGACGCCACGCGCGAGCGCGTGATGCGCGCGGTGCGCGAGCTGGGCTACACGCCCAACCTGGCCGCCAGTTCGCTGGCCGCCGCGCAGCACACGCGCATCGCCCTGATCTACACCAATCCCAGCGGCGCCTACCTGCGCGAACTGCTGGTTGGTTTGCTGCGCGTGGCGTCCAACGCCGCCATCCAGTTGGTCATCCATTACTGGGAAGACCTGGACGCCGACGCCGAGCGCAAGGCCGCGCGTGCCCTGGCCGGGCGCGTGGACGGCGTGATCCTGCCGCCGCCGTTGTGCGAGTCGCAGGCGGCGGTGACCGAATTGGTCAAGGCCGGCATCCCGGTGGTCGCGATCGCCGCGGGGCGCCTCAGCGACGCAATCTCCTGCGTGCGCATCGACGACTTCCACGCGGGCAAGGAGATGGCCGAACACCTGATCGGCCAGGGCCACCGGCGCATCGGCTTCATCCGCGGCCGCCAGGATCTCAGCGCCAGCGCGCGGCGCTACGAGGGCTTCGTCACCGCCCTGCAGGAGGCCGGGCTGAAGATCGAACCCGGCCTGGTCCAGCAGGGGGATTACACCTATCGCTCGGGCCTGGCCGCCGCCGAGAAACTGCTGTCGCAGCGGCGGCCACCGACCGCGATCTTCGCCAGCAACGACGACATGGGCGCGGCGGCGATCTCGGTCGCGCACCGGCGCGGCCTGGAGGTGCCGCGCGACCTGTCGGTGGTGGGCTTCGACGACACCTCGGCCGCCACCACCGTCTGGCCGGAACTCACCACCATCCACCAACCGATCGCCTCGATGGCCGACGCCGCCATCGACATCCTGCTGCGCAGCATCCGCCGCAAGCGCGACGACGCGCGCGTGTCCAGCGACCACGTGGTGCCGCACCGGCTGGTGCTGCGCGGTTCGGTCGCCAGCCCGCCCAAGGGGCGCTAGCGCAGGACACAGGCTCATGCGCTCGGGCATGCGACGGTGGTCTCCGCTTCGTTAAGCGCGCCGAGCGCGACCCGCGACACCGACAGCGTCATCGTGCCCGCCGTCGCCAATGCCCAGGGACGATCCAGCTTGCCCAGATCGGCGCCGGCCGCCGCCAGGCACTTGAGCGGCACGCCCACGCGCGTCCACTGGCCCAGCGGCAGGGTTGCGAGCGTCGGCCCGATCGCCACGCGCGCGGTGCAGCCGCTGCCGCAGCCGACCGCCAGCCACGCCTCGCCGCGCGGTGCGGCGTCCACCCGCAGCGTGGTCACCAGCATCAGGTCGCCGTTGCTCTCGCGCTGCAGGTCCAGCGGCGTATGCGACTGCAGCGCGACCACCGCTTCGCGCCCGCCCGACCAGGCGAGGCGGCGGCCGTCCTCCTGCGCCAGGTGATCGACGCCGGTGACGTTCAACAGCGCGCCGTCGAGCGATTCCGGCACGCGGGTGACGGTCACGCCCTGCCCGTTGCTTCCTTCCAGGCGCAGGGCCATGCCCGGGCCGGCCGCGCCGCGGGCGAAGAACACGCCGGCCGCACCTTCGTTTCCGGTGAGGCCGGAGACTTCCGGCAACCTGGCCAAGTTGCCGTTGTCGGCATAGCGCAGGCCGTAGCCGAAGGCGAACAGCGGGTCGTAGCCCTGTTGCCCCACGTTGTTGACGTATTGCGTGGCCGTGCGCGGCCAACTGAAGCTCAGTTTTCCCTTGAAGTCGTGCTGCACGCCGCCCTGCGCGGTGCGCAGCAACACGTCGGCGATACCCGCGCCTTCCGAACCGGGCAGCCATGCGGCCACGAAGGCATCGGCCGCATTGAGTTCGCGGTTGACCCACAGCGGGCGCCCGCTGAGGAACACCGCGACCACGGGAATGCCGTCGGCCTTGAGCCGCTTGATCAGCGCCAGGTCGGTGTCGTCGCCCGGCTTGTAGGCCAGGGTCGGCCGATCGCCCTGGAACTCCGCGTACGGGTTCTCGCCGAACACCACCACCGCGACGTCCGGCTTGGTCGTGTACTTGCCGTCGACCGCCAGCACGGCCTCGCCGCCCGCGGCCTTGGCCTGCTGCGCGAAACCTTCGTAGATGGTGTCCGCATTCGGGAAGTCCTTGCGGGTGGTGCCGGTGCCCTGCCAGTTCAGCGTCCAGCCGCCGGCCTGCTTGCCGACGTCGTTGGCGCCGTCGCCGGCCACCAGGATGCGCTGCTTCGGCGACAGCGGCAGCAGACCGCCCTGGTTCTTCAGCAGCACCAGCGACTCGCGCACCGCCTGCCGTGCCACCGCCCGATGCGCCGGTGCGCCGATCAGCGCGAACTGCCCACCGACCGCGCGCGCCGACGGCTTGCCCGCCTCGAACAGGCCCAGCCGCATCTTGACCCGCAGGATCCGGCGCACCGCATCGTCCAGGCGTTGCCGGGAAATGGTGCCGTTCTTCGCCGCCGCCAGCGTGGTGGTGTAGAAGCCCTTCCAACTGTCCGAGGCCATGGCCATGTCCAGGCCGGCGTTGATGGTGGTGGGGCAATCGGTCGGCGTGCAGCCCTTGACCTGTCCGTGGCCGTTCCAGTCGCCGACCACGAAGCCACCGAAGTGCATGCGCCCCTTCAGCGCGTCGGTCAGGTAGGTCTTGTGACCATGCATCTTTTCGCCGTTGACGCTGTTGAACGAGGCCATCGCGGTCTGCGCACCGGCGGCGATGGCCGGGGGATAGCCCGCGGCGTGGATGCGGACCAGCTCGGCCTCACTGATCCTGGTGTCGCCCTGGTCACGGCCGTCGGTGGTGCCGCCATCGCCCAGGAAGTGCTTGACAGAGGCGATCACGTGGCGGCCATCGAGGAACGCTGGCGTGCCCACCTTGCCCTGCAGCCCTTCGACCATCGCGCCGGCGTAGCTGGCCACCACCGCGGGCGATTCGGAATAGCCCTCGTAGGTGCGTCCCCAGCGATCGTCCTGCGGCACCGCCACGGTCGGCGCGAAGGTCCACTCCATGCCGGTGGCGCGCGTTTCCAGCGCGGTGATTTCGCCGATCCGGCGCAGCAGCGCCGGATTGCGGGTCGCGCCCAGACCGATGTTGTGCGGGAACAGCGTGGCGCCGACGATGTTGCTCTGCCCGTGCACGGCATCGATGCCGAACAGCACCGGAATCGCCTTGCCGCCGTGCGAGGTGTCCATCGACACCGCATAGAACGCATCGGCCAGCGCCAGCCATTCGGCCGGCGCGGCGTCGTAGCGGCCGCCAGGATCGGAATTGCCGCCGGCCAGGATCGACCCCAGGCGATAGGTGCGTACGTCCTCCGGCGTCAGGCTGCCGATATCGCCCTGCACCAGCTGGCCGACCTTTTCCTCCACCGTCATGGTGGCGATCAGGTCGGTGAGGCGCTGTTCCAGCGCGGGATCCTCGGGCAGCGGCCAGTTCACGCTGGGCCAGGGGCTGGCCTCCACGCGGGCGGGCGCCGCGGCCTGGACGTCGCCCTTGCACACGGCGAGCGCGAGCAGCAGCGCGGCCAGCAACGCGCCGCTGTGGCGGGTGGAATCGGTGTCGGTCACGGCGCTGCTCCTTGCCGCCGCGCTCAGCGCAGCAGGTACTGGTTGATCAGGTTCTCGTAGCGCTCCTGGCGGCCGCTGATCTGCCGCGGCTCGCCGCCCTTCGCGCCTAATGCGGCCAGCTCGACGAGGCCGAGCGCACCGCGCGCGAAGTCCTGGCCGGCGCCGCTGTCGAAGCTGGCATAGCGCTCCTGGCGCCACTGTTCCCAGGGCGAGTCGGTGAGCAGCGCGTGGGCCACTTCCAGTCCGCGGGCGAAGGCATCCATGCCGCCGATGTGGGCAATGAACAGATCCTCCAGCTCGGTGGACTCGCGGCGCACCTTGGCGTCGAAGTTCAGGCCGCCCTCCAGGCCACCCTGGCGCAGTACCACCAGCATGGCGCCCACGGTGTCGTACAGGTCGGTGGGGAACTGGTCGGTATCCCAGCCGTTCTGCGCGTTGCCGCGGTTGGCATCGATGCTGCCCAGCAGGCCGTGGTCGGACGCCACCTGCAGGTCGTGTTCGAAGGTGTGGCCCGACAGCGTGGCGTGGTTGGCCTCGATATTGAGCTTGAAGTCCTTGTCCAGGCCATGCTGCTTCAGGAAGCCCGCCACCGTCGCGCTGTCGAAGTCGTACTGATGCTTCATCGGCTCCATCGGCTTGGGCTCGATCAGGAAGTTGCCCTTCAGGCCGATGCTGCGGCCGTAGTCGCGCGCCATGGTCAGGAAGCGCGCGAAGTGCTCCAGTTCGCGCTTCATCTGCGTATTGACCAGCGAGGCATAGCCTTCGCGGCCGCCCCAGAACACGTAATGCTCGCCGCCCAGCTCCACCGTCGCCTCCAGCGCCGCCTTCACCTGCACGGCGGCGCGCGCCACCACGGCGAAATCGGGATTGGTCGCGGCACCGTTCATGTAGCGCGGATGCGAGAACAGATTGGCCGTGCCCCACAGCAGTTTCATGCCGGTCGCGTCCTGGCGCGCCTTGGCCAGGCCGACCATGTGCTTGAGGTTCTTCTCGTACTGCCCGGCATCGTCGGCGTCCGGCGCCAGGTCGATGTCGTGGAAGCACCAGTACGGCACGCCGAGCTTGGTGAAGAACTCGAACGCCGCATCCACTTTCGCCTCGGCGCTGGCCAGCGGCGCACCGACCTCCCAGAGGAAGTGGCGCGTGCCCGGGCCGAACGGATCCTGCCCGGCGTTGCAGAAGGTGTGCCAGTAGCAGACCGCGAAGCGCAGATGGTCCTGCATGGTCTTGCCGCCGACGACCTTGTTGGCGTCATAGACCTTGAAGGCCAGCGGGTTGTCCGAGCCGCGGCCCTCGAAGGGGATGCGGCCGATGCCGGGGAAGTATTCCTTGGCGCCGATGAAGGGCTGGGTGTGCATGGTGCGGGTTCCTGTCGTGGTGGGAGGGAGTGCGAAACGGAGGATCAACCGCGGAACAGCGGCATGACGGCATCGAGGTAGCGCAGGAAGCGCGCATAGGCCGCGGCATAGGCCTGGGTGCGCGCCGGATCCGGACGGGCGGACAGCTGCGGATCGACCGCCACATGCTGTTGCGCGATGTCGGCGATGGAAGCGGCATCGCCGCGTGCCAGGCCCACGGCCCACAGCGCCTGCAAGGCCGCGCCGAACGCCGCGCCTTCCGGCTGCGCGGGCACGTCCACCGGCAGGCCGAACACATCGGCCACCAATTGCCGCCACGCGCCGCTGTGGCTTCCGCCGCCGGTCAGCACGATGCGCTCGAACTGCATGCCGGCACGCACGAAGGCGTCGAAGCCGTACTTCAGGCTGTACGTCGCCCCTTCCATCGCCGCGCGATAGAGGTGGGCCGGGGTCATGTTGTGCGTGTCCAGGCCCGCCAGCACCCCCTTGCCCAGCGGCAGGTCGGGCGTGCGCTCGCCGTTGAGGAACGGCAGCATCACCAGTCCGTCGGCGCCGGGCGCGGTGGCGTGCAGGTGCGCATCGCCGTCGCGGGTGCTGAAGCCGAACGCGGCGGCGACCTGCTCGGTCGCCACGGTGCAGTTCATCGTGCAGATCAGCGGCAACCAGCCGCCGGTGGAGGAGCAGAACGCGGCCCACGCGCCGTCCGGGTCGACCACCGGCGTGTCGGAGTAGGCGAACAGGGTGCCGGAGGTGCCCAGGCTCATCGCCAGGCGGCCGGGCACGACGCAGCCGGTGCCGATGGCCGCCATCATGTTGTCGCCGCCGCCGACGGCGACCTTCAGCGTCGCCGGCACGCCGAGCAAGTTGGCCGCGGCCGGGTCGATGTCGAACAAGGCATCGGGTGCGGCCAGGCGCGGCAGGCAGTCCGCCAGATCGCGCTGCGGATCGGTGGCGCGCAGCAGCTCGGTCGACCAGGTGCGGGTGCGCACGTCCAGCCAGCCCGTGCCCGACGCATCGCCGTATTCGCAGAAGCGCTGGCCGGTCAGTACGAAGTTGAGGTAGTCGTGCGGCAGCAGAATGGTCGCGAGGCGCGCATACGCCTCGGGCCGATGGGTCTTGGTCCACGGCAGCTTGGACGCGGTGTAGCCGGCCAGGATCGGGTTGCCCGCCAGCGCGATGGTGCGCGCCGCGCCGCCGAGCGCGTCCATGATCTGCACGCACTCGGCCGAGGTGCTGGTGTCGCACCACAGCTTGGCAGGTGCCAGCACCTCGCCTGCCGCATCGACCGGCACGAACCCATGCTGCTGGCCCGAGACCGCCAGCGCGGCGATGCACGAGCGCAGCGCAGGGTCGATGGCGTGGAAGCAGGCCTGCAGGGCCGCGACCCAGTTGGCCGGATGTTGTTCACGGCTGCCATCGGCGGTGGAATGCAACTCCAGCGGCGCGCTGCTGCTGGCCACGACGCTGCGCCCGACCGGGTCATAGACCACGACCTTCAGGCTCTGCGTTCCCGCATCGATTCCGGCTACCAGTTCCCGTTCTTCCACGTCGTACCGCCTTTTCGTTAGCGCTATCATTTTTGGACGGCAGCGTGTGTGCCGTTACGCCAGGGACACGCTCCGCTGCCAGACGTCCGGGGTCGCCTTGCAGTAGCGTTCGATGAACTCCGCCTGCGATGGCATCGCCGCGCTGGCCTGCTGCAGCGGCTGCCGGATCCGCGTCAGCAGCGTGCGCAGATCCGCATCGCCGATGGCGGCGGCCAGCGGATGCGGCGGTCCCGGCTGGATGCCCTGCCCCAGCAACACGCTGGTCCAGGAATCCACGCGGAACAGCTCGCCCGGGTCCTGCCAGGCGTGCGCCCGTTCGCGCCAGGCGCGCAGCCGGATCGCCAGCGACTCCGGCAGCGCCATCTCGCGGCAGGCTTTCCACATCGGCTCGTCGCGCTGGGTGGCGTGGTAGTGCAGGATGATGAAATCGCGTACGTGTTCCATCTCCTGGCGGCTGACCGTGTTGTACAGCTCCACCAGCGCCGGGCTGATGCCGTCGTGGGGAAACAGCTGGATCAGGCGCACCACGGCGCTGATGGTCAGGTGGATGCTGGTCGATTCCAGCGGCTCGATGAAGCCACTGGCCAGGCCCAACGCCACCACGTTCTTGTTCCACGCCTGCAGCCTGCGCCCGCTGCGGAACGGCACCAGCCACGGGTCGCGCAGCGGCGGACCGTCGACGTCGCGCAGCAGCTTGGCGTGCGCCTCGTCGTCGGACATGTGCCGACTGGAGAACACCAACCCGCAACCGACCCGGTGCTGGAGCGCGATATGCCAGCGCCACCCGGCCTCGTGCGCGATGGCACGGGTATACGGCACCGGCGGCGCGACCGCCTCGGTCTGCACCGCCACGGCGCGATCGCTGGGCAACCACTCGCGCCAGTCTTCGTAGCCGGTGTGCAGGGTCTGCTCGGTCAGCAGACCGCGGAAGCCGGTGCAGTCGATGAACAGGTCGCCTTCGATGAGCTGCCCGTCTGCCAGCAGCAGCGACGCGACGGAGCCGTCGTGCGCATGCTGCCGCACTTCGCGGATCTGCCCTTCCACCCGGCGCAAGCCGTAGCCTTCGGCCTTCCTGCGCAGGAACTTCGCGTAGAGCGCGGCGTCGAAGTGATAGGCGTAGTTGACCTGCGGCTGGGTCTCCAGCGAGAACCGGTCCGCACGCGAGGCGACGCTTTCCAGGCAGAAATCGCCCAGGTCCGACGGCATGCCGCGGCGCAGGCTGTCCAGCCAGAAATGATGGAACGGCGTGGCCCAGGTGCCCTGCCCGATCGTGCCGAACGGATGGATGAAACGATCGCCCGGACGGCGCCAATGTTCGAACGAGATCGACAGCTTGAACGTGCCGGCCACGGCGCGCAGGAACTCCTGTTCGTCGATCTGCAGAAAGCGGTGAAAGGTGCGGATCGGCGGCACGGTCGACTCGCCGACGCCCACGGTGCCGATCTGCTCGGACTCCACCAGGGTGATGTCCAGGCGATCGCGGAACTGGTGGGCCAGCGCGCAGCCGGCCAGCCAGCCCGCGGTGCCGCCGCCGGCGATGACGACCTTGCGGATGCGTCCGTCCGTGGTGTTGGCCAGGTTCACGACAATATCCCCATCAGCGGTTGAGCCGCGCCAGCAACTGCGCGCGCACCCGGCGCGCCCGTGCCTCGTCGAACGGGGCCAGTTCGCCCCGGGCGGCTTCGGGCAGGTGCTGCCCTGCGCGCTCGCCGGGGCCGAACACGTAGTAATCGAAGAGCTTGGCCCAGGCCTGCTTCTCGCGCGCCGGCAGATCGCGCAGCGCCCACATCGCATGCTGCAGCGCCGTCAGCGGCGAGGGCAGGAAGGCCGGCGCACTGCGCCACCAGTAGTTCACCAGCACATTGAACTGTGCCAGGCTGCGCACGTGGTGCCACCACATGCTCGGGATGAACAGCGCATCGCCCGGCTCCAACTCGGCGTGCCGCGCGCTGGCGAGGGCATCGCGGAAGCGCGGATAACGCGCGAAGTCGGGGCGGTCGACATCGACCACGCTGACCACCTGGCCGCCCGGCGTGGGGTCCAGCGGCCCCGGATACAGGTTGTCGATCTGCTCCGGCGGAAACAGGGTGACGCGGCGCCGGCCCACGGCACAGCAGGCCAGGTTGTCCGGCGTGTCGAAATGGCAGGAGGCGGTCACGCGGTTGCCGATCCAGATGCTCGCCAGTGCATCGATGCCCTGCCCGGCCAGGCCGGCGTCGTTGGCCTGCGCGAAGCCGGGCAGCGCCCGCGCGATCGGCAGCGAGGCGACATAGTAGGTGGGCGGCCGCGGATCCTCGAAGGTGGCGGCGATCGCCTCCAGCACCTGCGTGAGCGGTCCGCGGCGGACCTCGAAATTCAACGCGGTGAACTCGGCGTTGTAGAACGGGCGTCCTTCGATCCTGGGTTCGCCGAAGGAATACGGAACAGGCACGCCCGCATCGAACCCGCGCAGGTAGGCCATTGCGTCCTGCGTGGAGCGCAGCCCCGCCTGCACCAGCCCCCAGTCGCGCGCGATGCCGCGCAACACCACCGGCTCCCCCGCCGCCACCAGGTCCTGCAGTGGCAGCGCGGTGGGCTGCACGCCCTCCAGTGTCCGCATGGCGCCGCCGTCCGGCATGCTCAGTTCCTGCCTGCCGCGCCGGCGGCATCCTGCAGGCGCAGGCGTCGCTGCTTTTCGGCGATCAGGCGGCGCATGTTATGCAGCGAGGCCAACATCAGGAACGCCCCTTCCAGATAGCCGGCGCGGTTGAGCGCGGCCAGCGCGGTACCGTCCAATTGGACCAGGCGCTCGCGGTCGATCGCGTGCAAGCCGTTGACGCCGACCCGATGCTGCGCATCGAGTTGCACGTCGAGCGTCACCGGCTGGATCAGCCCGTGCGCATCGAGCGCGGCGAACATGTCCGCGCCGAAGGCGTTGCCCTCGTGGATGCCGCGCAGCACCGTGGCGATGTGGTCGAGATAGGGCGTGTTGCCGCCCTGCGGCAGGAACACCGGCTCGCCCTGCATCGCCGTCACCCGCGGATGCTCCATGTCCACGTGCAGGACCGCTTCCTGAGTGAGCACGCCATCGACCCGCTGCTCCTGGAAGCCGATCAGGAACGGCCCCTTGGCCGCCGCCCCGGGCAGATACGAGGCCGCCCAGCGCCGCTCCTGCAGGAACAGGTTCTCGTGCTGCTCGAAGCCCAGCAGCGCCACCGACTGCCAGGCGCCGTCCGCCGGGTCCTTGCGCAGGAAGATCGGATACTCCCGCTGCAACTCGGCGAACTCGCTCGGGTAGGCCGGCAGCATGCCCACCGCGTCGCCGAACTCCGGCCCGAAGTCGGTGGCCACGCGCAGGTCGCGATGAGCGATGTTGTTGAGCATTTCGTAACGCGGCATCGTGTTGCGCACTCCCGGTTGACGCCTTGCAGCGGACGCCGCCGCGAGCGCAGCGGCGTCGGTGGGCACGCGAAGAGAAACTCCCCGCCTTCTTCAGAACCTGTAGCGAACGCCCAGCATGTAACGCGGACTCTGGTCGGCCAGCTTCACGATCATCTGCGAGGTACGCGAGCGCCAGCGCACGTCCTCGCCAGTCAGGTTGATCGCTTCCAGGCCGAACGACCAGTTGTCGTTCAACGTGTAGTTCACGCTGAGGTCCCACTGTTCGTAGGGTTCCACATAGTACGGGTTGCGGCTGGTGCCCTGGTTGGCCAGGATCAGGTACTGGTCGCGCCAGTTCCAGGCCAGGCGCACCGACCAGCCGTACTTCTCGTACATCAGCACCGCGTTGGCGGTGTCGCTCAGGCCGGTGAGCGCGAACTGGTCGATGCCCGGGTCGCCACCGTTGTCGTAGCCGACGTCGCCCTTGACGATGGTGTAGTTGGCGAGGATGCCGAACCCGGTATCGCCGAGGAAGTACTGCCCGCCGAGCTCCCAGCCGTGCAGCTTGGCCTGGTTCTGGTTGATCGGGCGGTTGACGTTGAACTCGTACAGCGGGTCGTCGGCCTCGCCGTAGAGATCGTAGGCCGCTTCGGTCGCCAGCACCTGCGCACCGGTGCCGTTGTAGGCAGCCAGGCCGGCCGGGTTGTTGCGCAGCAGGGCCAGCGCGGTGAACAGCGAGGTATCGTTGGCCGAGCACGCCGCCGCATTGGCCGGGCCGACCTGGGCCAGACAGGCGCCGCTGGTGAGGAACGCCAGCGCCGTCCTCGCGTCCGGACCGGAGGTCGGATCGCGCAGGCCGTACAGGTTCTCCTGCACCACGGTGTTGCCGATGAAGTTGTTGACCGACTTGTTCCAGTACGTCACCGACAGATAGCTCGCGTCGGCGAAGTACCACTCCAGCG
This genomic stretch from Xanthomonas sacchari harbors:
- the xylA gene encoding xylose isomerase, whose product is MHTQPFIGAKEYFPGIGRIPFEGRGSDNPLAFKVYDANKVVGGKTMQDHLRFAVCYWHTFCNAGQDPFGPGTRHFLWEVGAPLASAEAKVDAAFEFFTKLGVPYWCFHDIDLAPDADDAGQYEKNLKHMVGLAKARQDATGMKLLWGTANLFSHPRYMNGAATNPDFAVVARAAVQVKAALEATVELGGEHYVFWGGREGYASLVNTQMKRELEHFARFLTMARDYGRSIGLKGNFLIEPKPMEPMKHQYDFDSATVAGFLKQHGLDKDFKLNIEANHATLSGHTFEHDLQVASDHGLLGSIDANRGNAQNGWDTDQFPTDLYDTVGAMLVVLRQGGLEGGLNFDAKVRRESTELEDLFIAHIGGMDAFARGLEVAHALLTDSPWEQWRQERYASFDSGAGQDFARGALGLVELAALGAKGGEPRQISGRQERYENLINQYLLR
- a CDS encoding SapC family protein; translated protein: MPRYEMLNNIAHRDLRVATDFGPEFGDAVGMLPAYPSEFAELQREYPIFLRKDPADGAWQSVALLGFEQHENLFLQERRWAASYLPGAAAKGPFLIGFQEQRVDGVLTQEAVLHVDMEHPRVTAMQGEPVFLPQGGNTPYLDHIATVLRGIHEGNAFGADMFAALDAHGLIQPVTLDVQLDAQHRVGVNGLHAIDRERLVQLDGTALAALNRAGYLEGAFLMLASLHNMRRLIAEKQRRLRLQDAAGAAGRN
- the xylB gene encoding xylulokinase: MEERELVAGIDAGTQSLKVVVYDPVGRSVVASSSAPLELHSTADGSREQHPANWVAALQACFHAIDPALRSCIAALAVSGQQHGFVPVDAAGEVLAPAKLWCDTSTSAECVQIMDALGGAARTIALAGNPILAGYTASKLPWTKTHRPEAYARLATILLPHDYLNFVLTGQRFCEYGDASGTGWLDVRTRTWSTELLRATDPQRDLADCLPRLAAPDALFDIDPAAANLLGVPATLKVAVGGGDNMMAAIGTGCVVPGRLAMSLGTSGTLFAYSDTPVVDPDGAWAAFCSSTGGWLPLICTMNCTVATEQVAAAFGFSTRDGDAHLHATAPGADGLVMLPFLNGERTPDLPLGKGVLAGLDTHNMTPAHLYRAAMEGATYSLKYGFDAFVRAGMQFERIVLTGGGSHSGAWRQLVADVFGLPVDVPAQPEGAAFGAALQALWAVGLARGDAASIADIAQQHVAVDPQLSARPDPARTQAYAAAYARFLRYLDAVMPLFRG
- a CDS encoding cupin-like domain-containing protein — translated: MRTLEGVQPTALPLQDLVAAGEPVVLRGIARDWGLVQAGLRSTQDAMAYLRGFDAGVPVPYSFGEPRIEGRPFYNAEFTALNFEVRRGPLTQVLEAIAATFEDPRPPTYYVASLPIARALPGFAQANDAGLAGQGIDALASIWIGNRVTASCHFDTPDNLACCAVGRRRVTLFPPEQIDNLYPGPLDPTPGGQVVSVVDVDRPDFARYPRFRDALASARHAELEPGDALFIPSMWWHHVRSLAQFNVLVNYWWRSAPAFLPSPLTALQHAMWALRDLPAREKQAWAKLFDYYVFGPGERAGQHLPEAARGELAPFDEARARRVRAQLLARLNR
- a CDS encoding tryptophan halogenase family protein; the protein is MNLANTTDGRIRKVVIAGGGTAGWLAGCALAHQFRDRLDITLVESEQIGTVGVGESTVPPIRTFHRFLQIDEQEFLRAVAGTFKLSISFEHWRRPGDRFIHPFGTIGQGTWATPFHHFWLDSLRRGMPSDLGDFCLESVASRADRFSLETQPQVNYAYHFDAALYAKFLRRKAEGYGLRRVEGQIREVRQHAHDGSVASLLLADGQLIEGDLFIDCTGFRGLLTEQTLHTGYEDWREWLPSDRAVAVQTEAVAPPVPYTRAIAHEAGWRWHIALQHRVGCGLVFSSRHMSDDEAHAKLLRDVDGPPLRDPWLVPFRSGRRLQAWNKNVVALGLASGFIEPLESTSIHLTISAVVRLIQLFPHDGISPALVELYNTVSRQEMEHVRDFIILHYHATQRDEPMWKACREMALPESLAIRLRAWRERAHAWQDPGELFRVDSWTSVLLGQGIQPGPPHPLAAAIGDADLRTLLTRIRQPLQQASAAMPSQAEFIERYCKATPDVWQRSVSLA